One genomic window of Channa argus isolate prfri chromosome 5, Channa argus male v1.0, whole genome shotgun sequence includes the following:
- the LOC137128082 gene encoding PAK4-inhibitor inka1-like encodes MKGKEMRCLHDSGDCLREQMQYMMRSLQDLKQLRKTCPAARRPLAPINSQLPALSHHAAVAQACQQRALQREQRARLRMSNASTASTYDSACCLTSPLEEEEDNDEASSRLGLRLDLGSPSSHKSLEFDSGYSEASWQDEGVVLRRTRNVRVSSSACHRTNRAPSGRVRPKSTSDACLERWTSFEVSDPEDWTNSLLTRGRNRQPLVLGDNSFADLIQNWMDLPDCPEPSELKSNSRQRLGRDFFVNMRQKLAGFSKSVENRVRIRSTNSAHLNRNANAAKRLSCPAVVSQPKVPFFHQSLLGIHELDTDFYHFAALMKSGSRQPIICKDIIGYI; translated from the exons atgaaaggaaaagaaatg CGTTGCTTACATGACTCAGGTGACTGCTTACGGGAGCAGATGCAGTATATGATGAGGTCCTTGCAAGATCTGAAGCAACTGCGGAAGACCTGCCCCGCAGCCAGACGTCCCCTGGCTCCCATCAACTCCCAACTCCCAGCACTGTCGCACCACGCGGCAGTGGCACAGGCATGTCAGCAGCGAGCACTGCAACGAGAACAGCGCGCACGGCTGAGGATGTCTAACGCCAGCACGGCCAGCACCTACGACTCTGCCTGCTGCCTCACGAGTCCtctggaagaggaggaggacaatgaTGAAGCAAGCAGTCGTCTGGGCCTGAGACTGGACCTGGGCTCTCCCAGCAGTCACAAAAGTCTTGAGTTTGATTCAGGTTACTCTGAAGCATCATGGCAGGATGAAGGGGTTGTTCTAAGGCGCACAAGGAATGTGCGGGTGTCTTCTTCTGCCTGCCACCGCACAAACAGGGCACCGAGTGGACGTGTCCGACCTAAATCCACATCCGACGCCTGTCTAGAGAGGTGGACATCATTTGAGGTCAGTGACCCAGAGGACTGGACAAACTCGTTATTGACAAGGGGACGCAACCGTCAACCTCTGGTTCTGGGAGACAACAGTTTTGCAGACCTCATACAGAACTGGATGGACTTGCCAGATTGCCCTGAGCCCAGCGAACTGAAGTCAAATTCTAGACAGAGACTGGgaagagatttttttgtcaaCATGAGGCAGAAACTAGCTGGGTTTTCTAAGAGTGTAGAGAACAGGGTGAGGATTCGATCCACAAACTCTGCTCATCtaaacagaaatgcaaatgcagcaaaacgTCTGTCCTGTCCAGCTGTGGTGTCCCAGCCCAAAGTCCCCTTTTTTCACCAGTCCCTCTTAGGCATTCATGAGCTGGACACAGACTTCTACCACTTTGCAGCTCTCATGAAATCAGGAAGCCGACAGCCGATAATCTGCAAAGATATCATTGGCTACATCTGA